One Hyalangium gracile genomic window carries:
- a CDS encoding PRC-barrel domain-containing protein produces MRLSDTNLKKRTVLGADGQVVGEVSGLFLDSSTWSVESLQVSLRREAADQLGVSRSVFHTGVLEIPSRFIQSVGDTVILAVSLEELRRNLPGETEPAPAH; encoded by the coding sequence ATGCGCCTTTCGGACACGAACCTGAAGAAGCGGACAGTGCTGGGTGCGGACGGGCAGGTGGTGGGTGAAGTCTCAGGGCTCTTCCTGGACAGCAGCACCTGGAGCGTGGAGTCCCTGCAGGTCAGCCTGAGGCGGGAGGCGGCCGATCAGCTCGGCGTGTCGCGGAGCGTCTTCCACACGGGAGTGCTCGAGATTCCCTCGCGCTTCATCCAGTCCGTGGGAGATACGGTCATCCTGGCGGTGTCCCTCGAGGAACTCCGGCGGAACCTGCCTGGCGAGACCGAGCCTGCCCCCGCTCACTAA
- a CDS encoding AraC family transcriptional regulator → MASLESLASRFVLEARGRWKTGVARPVNAIALAMASGGLESEPHSHRESQLIYLVRGELICEASSALWIVPPQSALWLPGSVTHRICARAPLEGYCVFVEPGAAPNLPPDCCAVSVTPLFRELLLRLATRPALYELEGPDARLVSVLLDELATVSIEKHRLPMPIDPRLRRLVDEMTADPANRATTKTWAKRIGVGERTLNRLLVEETGLSFGRWRQQLHIILAIQKLSRGASVQSVALELGYESASSFVTMFRKALGASPARYMASRLATLA, encoded by the coding sequence GTGGCGTCGCTCGAGTCGCTCGCGAGCCGCTTCGTGCTCGAGGCGCGCGGACGCTGGAAGACCGGGGTCGCGCGACCGGTGAACGCGATCGCGCTCGCCATGGCGAGCGGCGGGCTCGAGAGCGAGCCTCACTCGCACCGCGAATCGCAGCTCATCTACCTGGTGCGCGGAGAGCTGATCTGCGAAGCGTCGAGCGCCCTCTGGATCGTACCGCCGCAATCGGCGCTATGGCTCCCCGGCTCCGTGACGCATCGGATTTGCGCCCGCGCGCCGCTCGAGGGCTACTGCGTCTTCGTCGAGCCCGGCGCGGCGCCCAACCTCCCGCCGGACTGCTGCGCGGTGTCGGTGACGCCGCTCTTCCGCGAGCTCTTGCTTCGCCTGGCGACGCGCCCCGCGCTCTACGAGCTCGAGGGGCCTGATGCGCGCCTGGTGAGCGTGCTCCTCGACGAGCTCGCCACGGTCTCGATCGAGAAGCATCGGCTGCCGATGCCGATCGACCCGCGGCTCCGCCGCCTGGTGGATGAGATGACCGCCGATCCGGCGAACCGCGCCACGACGAAGACGTGGGCGAAGCGAATCGGCGTCGGCGAGCGAACCTTGAACCGTCTCCTCGTCGAGGAGACGGGCCTGAGCTTCGGCCGGTGGCGGCAGCAGCTCCACATCATCCTCGCCATCCAGAAGCTCTCCCGCGGCGCCAGCGTGCAGAGCGTGGCGCTGGAGCTCGGCTACGAGAGCGCGAGCAGCTTCGTGACCATGTTTCGCAAGGCGCTCGGGGCGTCGCCCGCCCGGTACATGGCGAGCCGCCTGGCCACGCTTGCTTGA
- a CDS encoding LodA/GoxA family CTQ-dependent oxidase, with product MSTIYKIHPAIGVARVGDSEDFYLGPEAAGALPTERDGSPVTRFRDNANGLRRQAARFRIYAYDTPGAPGREIVPGQGGVKDIQWTVYLANKKAAWYEFQQQEGADGTYTQDHALRNPRTLGADRQKLIIDPGPQTITCLGSDHTPTQAEFSKGKGPAGFTQNFPPTGLLPENNDITTLGRIFTDASGALYTLGGYGRSGVETRYDITSLLLTTLNPNDADDDQALLPKAIVHQLKKIADLPFATQAAFEDAIRQVLGADYDAYIQKIEYYAYPQPRLDDYANNSFWWDDVSDGPVTATLIMEEGPPVEVHSPSWVLVAPPAYAPQILNMITLYDTMYDVFVRKGKLNPALYSGGAVQPELPAELPGRDPAHPEPAGRLSVGRQHQRPGGAGALQVHQRAGQALQLLRLCPSARGRQ from the coding sequence ATGAGCACCATCTACAAGATTCATCCCGCGATCGGCGTTGCCCGAGTCGGCGACAGCGAAGATTTCTACCTTGGCCCCGAGGCCGCCGGCGCTCTGCCCACCGAGAGGGATGGCAGCCCGGTGACCCGATTTCGGGACAACGCGAACGGTCTGCGCAGGCAGGCGGCCCGCTTCCGCATCTACGCCTATGACACCCCGGGCGCTCCGGGCAGGGAGATCGTTCCGGGGCAGGGGGGCGTCAAGGACATCCAGTGGACGGTGTACCTGGCCAACAAGAAGGCCGCCTGGTACGAGTTCCAGCAGCAGGAAGGCGCGGACGGCACCTACACCCAGGATCACGCGCTCCGCAACCCGCGAACCCTGGGCGCGGACCGCCAGAAGCTGATCATCGACCCGGGGCCGCAGACCATCACCTGCCTGGGCAGCGATCACACGCCGACGCAGGCGGAGTTCTCCAAGGGCAAGGGGCCCGCCGGCTTCACCCAGAACTTCCCGCCCACGGGACTGCTCCCCGAGAACAACGACATCACCACCCTGGGACGCATCTTCACGGATGCCTCAGGGGCGCTCTACACGCTGGGGGGCTATGGCCGCTCGGGCGTCGAGACGCGGTACGACATCACCAGCCTGCTGCTGACCACCTTGAACCCGAACGATGCGGATGACGATCAGGCCCTGCTGCCCAAGGCGATCGTCCATCAGCTCAAGAAGATCGCGGACCTGCCTTTCGCCACCCAGGCCGCCTTCGAGGACGCCATCCGCCAGGTGCTGGGCGCTGACTACGACGCCTATATCCAGAAGATCGAGTACTACGCCTATCCCCAGCCGCGGCTCGACGACTACGCCAACAACTCCTTCTGGTGGGATGACGTCTCGGATGGGCCGGTCACGGCGACGCTGATCATGGAGGAGGGCCCTCCGGTGGAGGTGCACTCACCCTCGTGGGTCCTGGTCGCTCCGCCCGCCTATGCCCCGCAGATCCTCAACATGATCACGCTGTACGACACGATGTATGACGTGTTCGTCCGCAAAGGGAAGCTCAACCCGGCGCTCTACTCGGGGGGGGCAGTTCAACCTGAGCTACCGGCCGAACTACCAGGCCGAGATCCAGCCCATCCTGAGCCGGCCGGCCGTCTATCAGTGGGTCGCCAACATCAACGACCAGGGGGTGCAGGGGCACTCCAGGTTCACCAACGGGCAGGGCAGGCCCTCCAACTTCTTCGACTATGTCCGAGCGCCCGAGGCCGTCAATGA
- a CDS encoding O-methyltransferase, which yields MKSDPFAVLPDGRVRAVLRRLHDEADRQMPGVLLHFLPKLPGMLLGRPVDAPGTELDFVDKYIALGRDQGAFCYLTARALGARTIVEFGTSFGVSTLWLAAAVRDNGGGRVIGTELVPEKARRAQANLEEAGLASFAEIRVGDATETLRADLGEVDFMLNDGFPLRALDVLKLVAPALRPGAVVVTDNVGVFKADYRDYVAYVREPRHGFASMTVPFRSGTEYSVRQPAHPG from the coding sequence ATGAAGTCTGATCCCTTCGCCGTGCTGCCCGACGGGCGGGTGCGCGCCGTGCTGCGGCGTCTCCATGATGAGGCTGACCGGCAGATGCCAGGCGTCCTGCTCCACTTCCTGCCGAAGCTGCCGGGGATGCTCCTCGGTCGCCCCGTCGACGCTCCGGGGACGGAGCTCGACTTCGTCGACAAGTACATCGCGCTCGGGCGCGACCAGGGCGCCTTCTGCTACCTGACGGCGCGGGCGCTCGGGGCCAGGACGATCGTCGAGTTCGGCACGTCCTTTGGCGTCTCGACGTTGTGGCTGGCGGCGGCGGTGCGCGACAACGGCGGCGGTCGCGTCATCGGCACCGAGCTCGTGCCGGAGAAGGCGCGGCGCGCACAGGCGAACCTGGAGGAGGCGGGGCTCGCGTCCTTCGCCGAGATTCGGGTGGGTGACGCGACGGAGACGCTGCGGGCGGACCTCGGCGAGGTGGACTTCATGCTCAACGATGGGTTTCCCCTGCGGGCCCTCGACGTGCTGAAGCTCGTCGCCCCGGCGCTGCGTCCAGGCGCCGTGGTGGTGACCGACAACGTCGGCGTCTTCAAGGCCGACTACCGCGACTATGTCGCCTACGTGCGTGAGCCGCGCCACGGTTTCGCGTCGATGACGGTGCCCTTCCGCTCGGGCACCGAGTACTCGGTTCGGCAGCCGGCGCACCCGGGCTGA
- a CDS encoding sigma-54-dependent transcriptional regulator family protein, whose amino-acid sequence MSDENLARLLREKSALIQAARPYMRALSRAAGEHRHAAMLGDERALVLDVVGDDASIRGPESVPGPGALLSEAVSGANGIGTPLAEGTYSELIGPEHFISGFHPFTCQGVPLIGPESQVVGVLSISMRSPTAATRLRDILVCAGHGIEAELLRVQLEEDIRQVLEATPGDDTALENLRQDLMQLHATARLRLQGAAALLGHYRDENALRLLQVAQSTAREFQLRARMFQELAGSELGAARAVELHEQVRQLLALLSTESRIRAVDVFSEHLTPCTVEADPRRLARQLLSRLLHAFELAEGGGSVRVRLLPVGGAGRVTISAQPAPGRPREPVSFTLELPLRGALT is encoded by the coding sequence TTGTCCGATGAGAACCTGGCGAGGCTGCTCCGAGAGAAGTCGGCGCTGATCCAGGCGGCACGCCCCTACATGCGAGCCCTGTCCCGAGCGGCTGGAGAGCACCGTCACGCCGCGATGCTGGGAGATGAGAGAGCGCTCGTGCTGGATGTCGTGGGAGACGATGCGAGCATTCGTGGCCCCGAGAGTGTGCCAGGGCCTGGAGCCCTGCTCTCCGAGGCGGTGAGCGGCGCCAATGGGATTGGTACTCCGCTGGCGGAAGGGACGTACTCGGAGCTGATCGGCCCCGAGCACTTCATCAGCGGGTTCCACCCCTTCACCTGCCAGGGCGTGCCCCTGATAGGGCCCGAGAGCCAGGTGGTGGGAGTGTTGAGCATCTCCATGCGCAGCCCGACAGCCGCCACGCGGCTCCGGGACATCCTCGTGTGCGCCGGCCATGGCATCGAGGCGGAGCTGCTGCGAGTCCAGCTCGAGGAGGATATCCGCCAGGTGCTGGAGGCGACGCCTGGGGATGACACGGCGCTGGAGAACCTTCGGCAGGACTTGATGCAGCTCCATGCGACGGCGCGGTTGCGGCTCCAGGGCGCGGCGGCGCTGTTGGGCCACTACCGGGACGAGAACGCCCTGCGGCTGTTGCAGGTGGCGCAATCCACCGCGCGGGAGTTCCAGCTGCGTGCGAGGATGTTCCAGGAGCTCGCGGGCTCGGAGCTGGGGGCCGCGCGCGCGGTGGAACTGCACGAGCAGGTGCGGCAGTTGCTGGCGCTGCTGTCCACCGAGAGCCGCATCCGTGCCGTGGACGTGTTCTCCGAGCACCTCACGCCCTGTACGGTGGAGGCCGATCCCCGGCGGCTGGCGCGCCAGCTGCTCTCGCGTCTGCTGCACGCCTTCGAGCTCGCGGAGGGAGGAGGCTCGGTGCGGGTGCGGCTGCTCCCCGTGGGAGGCGCCGGGCGGGTGACGATCTCCGCCCAGCCCGCGCCGGGAAGGCCGCGCGAGCCCGTCAGCTTCACGCTCGAGCTTCCGCTGAGAGGGGCCCTGACATGA
- a CDS encoding C39 family peptidase, with the protein MSVTLPPSQFRPLPNSQGTSSAQSQGVQQTPALPELPKPPPLSATVPQSYIDGFEQVTKLQQEWAAKFAAAGAANLAGTPAVAAPELAPASVGGVQGSASAPVDWMDESKPVIQQTKDTDCGAAATAILAESMGTAKEPSKAQLMDALDSRFATDGAGATPRQLTDMLANQGLSVAKGTPFVDAGALEEAMAKGQKVVAMVDSDKILPGEASGEAGRSHWVVIDGKDAQGNFKVKDPGTGSSYSVKLEELIDAVNANRAKTEAGGMLVVEKAQQGEYEGVTAERNAQQGVALGNKPGGGSNSRNTYGRESS; encoded by the coding sequence ATGAGCGTGACTCTTCCTCCGAGCCAGTTCCGCCCCCTGCCGAACTCGCAGGGGACTTCTTCCGCCCAGTCCCAGGGAGTGCAGCAGACACCGGCGCTTCCGGAGCTCCCGAAGCCTCCGCCGCTGTCGGCCACCGTGCCCCAGAGCTACATCGACGGCTTCGAGCAGGTGACGAAGCTGCAGCAGGAGTGGGCGGCGAAGTTCGCGGCGGCTGGCGCGGCGAACCTGGCGGGGACGCCGGCGGTGGCGGCGCCGGAGCTGGCCCCGGCGAGCGTCGGAGGCGTGCAGGGCTCGGCGAGCGCGCCGGTGGACTGGATGGATGAGTCCAAGCCGGTGATCCAGCAGACCAAGGACACGGACTGCGGCGCCGCGGCGACGGCCATCCTGGCCGAGTCGATGGGGACGGCCAAGGAGCCCTCGAAGGCGCAGCTGATGGACGCGCTGGACTCGCGGTTCGCCACCGACGGCGCGGGGGCCACGCCGCGCCAGCTCACGGACATGCTGGCCAACCAGGGCCTCTCGGTGGCGAAGGGCACTCCCTTCGTGGACGCCGGGGCGCTGGAGGAGGCCATGGCCAAGGGCCAGAAGGTGGTGGCCATGGTGGACTCCGACAAGATTCTCCCGGGTGAGGCGTCCGGTGAGGCGGGCCGCTCGCACTGGGTCGTCATCGACGGCAAGGATGCGCAGGGCAACTTCAAGGTGAAGGACCCGGGCACGGGCTCCAGCTACTCGGTGAAGCTCGAGGAGCTGATCGACGCGGTGAACGCCAACCGGGCGAAGACCGAAGCTGGCGGGATGCTCGTCGTCGAGAAGGCGCAGCAGGGCGAGTACGAGGGCGTGACGGCGGAGCGCAACGCGCAGCAGGGCGTGGCGCTCGGAAACAAGCCGGGTGGTGGCTCCAACTCGCGCAACACCTACGGCCGCGAGTCTTCCTAG
- a CDS encoding serine/threonine-protein kinase: MSEEHSQTEPTVTPTPALNTNRTGEGRAPSRMQPASQVGRYLLLQRLGEGGMGVVYSAYDPDLDRRVALKLLRPDGQTDSEEARARLLREAQALARVSHPNVIPIFDVGVWGEQVFLAMELVEGGTLASWLKETERPWREVLSYFLQAGRGLQAAHEAGLVHRDFKPANVLVSRTGRVFVTDFGLARQMGGASAPKALPPTEELARRMTPTDNRLLETPITQVGLVMGTPSYMSPEQFRDAELDARSDQFSFCAALYLGLYRQRPFEPGRMESYAVSSAAKSAKSAPPPDGRHTVPMTPKKPRAAESASRPASPILEPPREARVPTWVKQAVMRGLALEPAARFPSMTELLEALSQEQRRVQRRRWGVGAAVVGAALTVVGVVEYRQSRVCVDAGAPMDEVWSPTARQKMETAFGATGRSFAREMATRVSGVLDGYAAEWKRQNTAVCETTRRQGTQPQELLARRVVCLERRRKDMRATVELLAQADASVVTKALDAAYALPALQECEDVETLAEQQGLPTNPTLRAEVQRLEEKLTAVRALVDAGSFKFAREAARQLEAPVLATGYLPLIAETRFHLGWLEMQLGEPPEAAQLLSQAVYDAEASRADRLKISILNKLLYVEDEQRHFPQAEGWAGLANASLRRIGGAPVLESDVKVNQANLAVNQGRLPEAKALLEQARALQERVLPPGHPKRARTTFLLGRVLLDLGEKASALAMLEEALKQTEASVGPMHPDMAQRHGMIGVALREMKEPARALPHVQAGAVIRKAHFGATSWQYADSLDELGWVLLDLRRYDEALAVYQEALTVKRQSQPEGSPALQYSYDGVGQALLGLGRAGEAVEVLRKAVAFTEVPPDVLAESGFALARALALSGSPEQARDEAIRARERFTQASLPQRVADVDAFLVALPKAPAAQARTVSQSLHP; the protein is encoded by the coding sequence ATGAGCGAGGAACACAGCCAGACCGAACCCACCGTCACGCCGACGCCGGCGCTGAACACCAACCGCACCGGGGAGGGCCGTGCGCCCTCTCGGATGCAGCCCGCCTCGCAGGTGGGGCGCTACCTGCTGCTGCAGCGGCTGGGCGAGGGCGGCATGGGGGTGGTGTACTCGGCGTATGATCCGGATCTGGATCGCCGGGTGGCCCTCAAGCTGCTGCGTCCGGATGGGCAGACGGACTCGGAGGAGGCCCGGGCGCGGCTGTTGCGCGAGGCGCAGGCGCTGGCGCGCGTCTCCCACCCCAACGTCATCCCCATCTTCGACGTGGGCGTGTGGGGCGAGCAGGTGTTCCTCGCCATGGAGCTGGTGGAGGGCGGCACGCTGGCCTCCTGGCTGAAGGAGACGGAGCGGCCCTGGCGCGAGGTGCTCAGCTACTTCCTGCAGGCAGGCCGCGGGTTGCAGGCCGCGCACGAGGCCGGGCTGGTGCACCGCGACTTCAAGCCCGCCAACGTCCTGGTGAGCCGCACCGGGCGCGTCTTCGTCACGGACTTCGGGCTGGCCAGGCAGATGGGCGGCGCGTCCGCACCCAAGGCGCTGCCCCCCACCGAGGAGCTGGCCCGGCGGATGACGCCGACGGACAACCGCCTGCTGGAGACGCCCATCACCCAGGTGGGGCTGGTGATGGGCACGCCTTCCTATATGTCTCCGGAGCAGTTCCGGGACGCCGAGCTGGATGCGCGCTCGGATCAGTTCAGCTTCTGCGCCGCGCTGTACCTGGGGCTCTACCGCCAGCGGCCCTTCGAGCCTGGCCGCATGGAGTCCTACGCGGTCTCCTCGGCCGCGAAGTCCGCGAAGTCCGCGCCGCCGCCCGATGGCCGGCACACCGTGCCCATGACGCCGAAGAAGCCGCGGGCGGCGGAGAGCGCCTCGCGGCCGGCGAGCCCCATCCTGGAGCCGCCGCGCGAGGCCAGGGTGCCCACGTGGGTGAAGCAGGCGGTGATGCGCGGGCTGGCGCTGGAGCCGGCGGCGCGCTTCCCGTCCATGACGGAGCTGCTGGAGGCGCTCTCGCAGGAGCAGCGCCGCGTGCAGCGGCGGCGGTGGGGCGTGGGCGCGGCCGTCGTGGGAGCGGCGCTGACGGTGGTGGGCGTCGTCGAGTACCGGCAGTCGCGGGTGTGCGTGGACGCCGGGGCGCCCATGGACGAGGTGTGGAGCCCGACGGCTCGCCAGAAGATGGAGACGGCCTTCGGCGCCACGGGCCGCTCCTTCGCCCGGGAGATGGCCACCCGTGTCAGCGGGGTGCTGGACGGCTACGCGGCCGAGTGGAAGCGGCAGAACACCGCCGTGTGCGAGACGACGCGGCGGCAGGGCACGCAGCCCCAGGAGCTGCTGGCGCGGCGCGTGGTGTGCCTGGAGCGGCGGCGCAAGGACATGCGGGCCACGGTGGAGCTGCTGGCGCAGGCGGACGCGTCGGTGGTGACCAAGGCGCTGGACGCCGCCTACGCGCTGCCCGCGCTGCAGGAGTGCGAGGACGTGGAGACGCTCGCCGAGCAGCAGGGCCTGCCCACCAACCCCACCCTGCGCGCGGAGGTGCAGCGGCTGGAGGAGAAGCTCACCGCGGTGCGGGCGCTGGTGGACGCCGGCAGCTTCAAGTTCGCTCGGGAGGCGGCCAGGCAGCTCGAGGCGCCGGTGCTCGCCACCGGCTACCTGCCGCTCATCGCCGAGACGCGCTTCCACCTGGGCTGGCTCGAGATGCAGCTGGGCGAGCCTCCCGAGGCGGCGCAGCTGCTCTCCCAGGCCGTCTACGACGCCGAGGCGAGCCGGGCGGACCGGCTGAAGATCTCCATCCTCAACAAGCTGCTCTACGTGGAGGACGAGCAGCGGCACTTCCCGCAGGCGGAGGGCTGGGCCGGGCTGGCCAACGCCTCGCTCCGGCGCATTGGCGGGGCGCCCGTGCTGGAGTCCGACGTGAAGGTGAACCAGGCCAACCTGGCGGTGAACCAGGGCCGCCTGCCCGAGGCGAAGGCGCTGCTGGAGCAGGCCCGGGCGCTGCAGGAGCGCGTGCTGCCCCCCGGCCATCCCAAGCGCGCGCGCACCACCTTCCTGCTGGGCCGGGTGCTGCTGGATCTGGGAGAGAAGGCCAGCGCCCTGGCGATGCTGGAGGAGGCCCTGAAGCAGACGGAGGCCTCCGTGGGCCCCATGCACCCGGACATGGCGCAGCGCCATGGGATGATCGGTGTGGCTCTGAGGGAGATGAAGGAGCCGGCCCGTGCCCTGCCGCACGTGCAGGCAGGAGCCGTCATCCGCAAGGCCCACTTCGGGGCCACCAGCTGGCAGTACGCGGACTCGCTGGATGAGCTGGGATGGGTGCTTCTGGATCTTCGGCGCTACGACGAGGCGCTCGCGGTCTACCAGGAGGCGCTGACGGTCAAGCGCCAGTCCCAGCCAGAGGGGTCTCCAGCGCTCCAGTACTCCTATGACGGAGTGGGGCAGGCGCTGCTGGGGCTGGGGAGGGCCGGCGAGGCCGTGGAGGTGCTGCGCAAGGCCGTCGCCTTCACCGAGGTGCCGCCCGACGTGCTGGCCGAGTCCGGCTTCGCCCTGGCCCGGGCCCTGGCGCTCTCCGGCAGCCCGGAGCAGGCTCGAGACGAGGCCATCCGGGCGCGCGAGCGCTTCACCCAGGCCAGCCTGCCGCAGCGCGTCGCCGACGTGGACGCCTTTCTGGTGGCGCTCCCGAAGGCTCCCGCCGCCCAGGCGCGCACCGTCTCTCAATCCCTGCACCCGTGA
- a CDS encoding PKD domain-containing protein, which translates to MKRWVWSLFILGLGVATPMNAPPVADAGPDQTVDEQSIVTLEGLGSTDPDGSIRQYAWAQLSGPPVTLLPTFTRPTPQFVAPAVTTDTVLTFQLTVWDNSFLSSSDTVSITVRDVSLLGPTEPR; encoded by the coding sequence ATGAAGCGATGGGTATGGAGCCTCTTCATCCTGGGGTTGGGTGTTGCGACCCCGATGAACGCTCCTCCGGTGGCTGATGCGGGTCCTGATCAGACGGTGGATGAACAGTCGATCGTCACACTGGAGGGTCTGGGGTCGACGGACCCCGACGGCTCCATCCGGCAGTACGCCTGGGCGCAGCTGTCGGGCCCGCCCGTGACTCTCCTTCCCACCTTCACCCGCCCGACGCCGCAGTTCGTGGCGCCAGCGGTAACCACAGACACCGTTCTCACCTTCCAGCTCACGGTGTGGGACAATTCATTCCTCAGTAGCTCGGACACGGTCAGTATCACGGTTCGAGATGTGAGCCTCCTCGGGCCGACGGAGCCTCGTTGA
- a CDS encoding response regulator transcription factor, with the protein MSAHACAVLVADDDDELRDTLVELLRLEGFHVLEAGNGQEAIEQVFEHRPHVLLLDHRMPLMTGAEVCRRLREKGASIHIIFITAAREGAAMAQELDVFHFLPKPFDFDACVTAVSAACSAAARRTSPAEG; encoded by the coding sequence ATGAGCGCTCACGCTTGTGCCGTCCTTGTCGCGGATGATGATGACGAGCTGCGAGACACCCTCGTCGAGCTTTTGCGGCTCGAGGGGTTCCACGTCCTGGAGGCGGGCAACGGCCAGGAGGCCATCGAGCAGGTCTTCGAGCACCGTCCCCACGTCCTGCTGCTCGATCATCGGATGCCGCTCATGACGGGAGCGGAGGTCTGCCGGCGCTTGCGGGAGAAGGGGGCCTCCATCCATATCATCTTCATCACCGCCGCCCGAGAAGGCGCGGCCATGGCCCAGGAGCTGGATGTCTTCCACTTCCTGCCCAAGCCCTTCGATTTCGACGCGTGCGTCACCGCCGTCTCCGCGGCGTGCAGCGCGGCTGCCCGCCGAACATCCCCGGCAGAGGGCTGA
- a CDS encoding sigma 54-interacting transcriptional regulator, which yields MAAQDEEELFSDPTATLSRALPGQVKMKLLVLSGPDAGRSYPLTGPEYVVGKAPPSDIVLNDKSVSRQHLKLQVREGYVKATDMESRNGSFCEGLRFNELDVRLGSVITLGTTELKLVPEDTRSRSVLLSERDRFGALVGTSRKMREVFTLLERMSSGSSDVLIQGETGTGKDLCAEALHAESPRKDGPFVIMDLAGIAPSLVESELFGHVKGAFTGAQADRAGAFERANGGTVFLDEVGELPLELQPRLLRVLERRQIKRVGGNDYRTVNVRVVAATHVRLEDAVQAGKFRRDLFHRLAVLRITLPPLRERPEDIPLLIDTLLERMGRPPSALSDQTRALLAQYPWPGNIRELRNVVEQVVNLGEEALPEMEPAADGAAAAQRALELPFKEAKEKLIDGFERDYLKGLLERCEGNLSRASREADIDRVYLRKLLRKHGLDTRAGGSGLQGDDSGHQD from the coding sequence GTGGCGGCCCAGGACGAAGAGGAGCTCTTTTCTGATCCCACAGCGACCCTGAGCCGGGCCCTTCCGGGTCAGGTGAAGATGAAGCTGCTGGTGCTGTCGGGCCCTGACGCTGGGCGCAGCTACCCGCTCACCGGCCCGGAGTACGTGGTGGGCAAGGCCCCGCCCAGCGACATCGTCCTGAACGACAAGTCCGTCTCGCGCCAGCACCTCAAGCTGCAGGTGCGCGAGGGGTACGTGAAGGCCACGGACATGGAGTCGCGCAACGGCTCGTTCTGCGAGGGGCTGCGCTTCAACGAGCTGGACGTGCGCCTGGGCAGCGTCATCACCCTGGGCACCACCGAGCTCAAGCTCGTCCCCGAGGACACGCGCTCGCGCTCCGTGCTGCTCTCGGAGCGCGACCGCTTCGGCGCCCTGGTGGGCACCAGCCGCAAGATGCGCGAGGTGTTCACGCTGCTGGAGCGCATGTCCAGCGGCTCCTCGGACGTGCTCATTCAAGGCGAGACGGGCACGGGCAAGGACCTGTGCGCCGAGGCCCTCCACGCGGAGAGCCCGCGCAAGGATGGCCCCTTCGTCATCATGGACCTGGCGGGCATCGCGCCCTCGCTCGTGGAGAGCGAGCTGTTCGGCCACGTGAAGGGGGCCTTCACGGGGGCGCAGGCGGACCGCGCCGGCGCCTTCGAGCGGGCCAACGGCGGCACCGTCTTCCTGGACGAAGTCGGAGAGCTGCCGCTGGAGCTCCAGCCCCGGCTGCTGCGCGTGCTGGAGCGCCGGCAGATCAAGCGGGTGGGAGGCAACGACTACCGCACCGTGAACGTGCGGGTGGTGGCCGCCACCCACGTCCGCCTGGAGGACGCGGTGCAGGCGGGGAAGTTCCGCCGGGACTTGTTCCACCGGCTCGCGGTGCTGCGCATCACCCTGCCGCCGCTGCGCGAGCGCCCCGAGGACATCCCCCTGCTCATCGACACCCTGCTGGAGCGGATGGGGCGGCCGCCCAGCGCCCTGTCGGATCAGACGCGGGCCCTGCTGGCCCAGTACCCCTGGCCGGGCAACATCCGCGAGCTGCGCAACGTGGTGGAGCAGGTGGTCAACCTGGGCGAGGAGGCCCTGCCGGAGATGGAGCCGGCCGCGGACGGGGCCGCCGCGGCCCAGCGGGCGCTGGAGCTGCCCTTCAAGGAGGCCAAGGAGAAGCTCATCGACGGCTTCGAGCGCGACTACCTCAAGGGTCTGCTCGAGCGCTGCGAGGGCAACCTCTCCCGCGCCTCCCGCGAGGCCGACATCGATCGCGTCTACCTGCGGAAGCTGCTGCGCAAGCATGGCCTGGACACCCGGGCTGGTGGCTCCGGACTCCAGGGTGATGACTCCGGTCACCAGGATTAG